Sequence from the Rhodothermia bacterium genome:
GAGATGCAGTTGGTGGTTGCGCGAACGGGAGTTCGGGCATTTGCCGTTGAAGGAACGTTTGATGACTGCCAACGCATGGTGAAGGAGGCGTTCTTAGACCCCAGTTTGGCGCATTTGCCCTTGTCCTCGGCCAATTCCATTAATATCGGGCGATTATTGCCGCAGTCCTTATACTATATCTGGGCATATTTACAAATGAAACAGCCCGTTATCAATTTTTGTGTGCCCAGTGGGAACCTTGGCAACCTAACGGGCGGACTTTTTGCCTGCGAAGGCGGCCTTCCGGTAAACCAGTTTGTGGTTGCGCATAACGCCAACGACTTCTTCCCCGCCTATCTCGGTACACACGCGGAAGACTACAAACCTTCTGTACGAACCTTATCCAATGCTATGGATGTGGGTGTTCCCAGCAATTTTGAACGCTTAAAAGCTTTGTTCACCCCGCAAGGGCTAAACGACCGTCTTTGGGGAACCAGCGTGAGTGATCAGGAAACCCTCGAAACCATGCAGCGGATCTACCAAGAAACGGGTTATACGGCGTGCCCACATACAGCCGTAGGCTTGGAAGCCGTACATCGGTACCGTGCCGAAACAGGCGACCAAACGCCAACGATTGTCCTCTCAACAGCACATCCGGCAAAGTTCCCTGAAGTCGTTGAGCAAGCACTCCAACATGCTCCACCACAGGCAGAGGCACTCGAACTACTCCGAACCAGACCGATGACCCACAACACGCTCGCCCCTACGCTAGAAGCCCTGCGCGATGTTCTCTTGAGCAAATAAGATCAAACATATAAATAAAAGCCGGATCTTTTATCCGGCTTTATTGTGACTCAATTTCCATCGTCTAAAACGTAAATGGCCGCCAAGTTCCGTCCTAACTGCCCATAATCTAAGCCATAACCTAAGACAAACTTATTCTCTATCGCAAAGCCAACCCAGTCCAAGGGCACCTCTTCACGCATTGCTTCTGGCTTATGTAGAAGTGTAACCACTTTAACGGAAGCGGGATTATGGTGGGTCATTTGGTCTAAGATATAGCGCATAGAAAGCCCTGTATCTACAATATCTTCTACAACAACAACGTGTCTTCCGGCGATTTTGGCATCCAAGCCTTTCTTCTCGGTGACTTGTCCACTCGAGATTTTTTCCGCACCATAGGAGGACAATTTAATAAAATCCATTTCGCAATCAATCGTCACATTGCGGATAAGGTCTGCCATAAAAATAAAAGAACCATTTAATAACCCAATAAAAATGGGGTTTTTGTCCTTATACATCTCGTCAATATCTCGCCCAATTTCGGTGATGCGTCTCTGAATTACATCATTTGGGATCATCAGACGGAAACGCTCATTACGGCAATACACGGTCTCTGGTGTTTCGGAAGGGGCAAAGTGCATGGTTAGGATTGGTTTTGTGGTCGGAATGTAAGCAATAAGGTACGCAATACCACCAATCCGAAAAAAGCGAAACACTCTTGAAGTCAAACAACAGGCGGAATACGCTTTTCAAATTAAACGCAAGACATCTTAATCATAGCCAAACCCACATAAAAGAAGTTTAAGATCAAAGCCCCTGTTTAACAAAAAGTGCCTCAATGATTTTGCACGCTGCTACATCAGCCGCCGAGACTTCGTATAGATTCCCATCCAATGTGCCCGAAACGGAAACCTCCAAATGGTCATCAAAAACCCATAGAAAAGCGACTTGCCCATTAAGGGTTACATACCCGGGTTGTTCAAAATTGGGGAAAGCGACAATTTCGCTTTTAAACACCGCAAATTCCTCAAAACGATAGCTTTTACCCTGAACAGGTCTTGGGAATGTTGGTGGGATTTCCTCCAAAACAAGACCCAATTTAGATAGCAGCGCCGTTAATTCCAGTAGCCCCTTAAATGAAAAGCGCGCGATAAAACAATCGCCATCTTGGGCATGTCCCCCAAAACCACGTTTTAGGACAAAGTAGCGCAGGTCTTGCTGAAGGGTGTCCAAATCATTTGACATCAACAATGTGGAGCTTAGTTTTTGGGAGAGAGTGGGTCTTGCCCGATATAGTTGCCGGGCGGGTCATAATTACAAACCACCAACAAGGTATTCCACCCTCCAGTATTGCATGTTGCATAGCCACAGCCTACCCGCACCGAGGTCGCCCACACAATTTGTGTATAATGCCCCACTTGATCGGGATAGGTGCTAAAGTCGCGAAGCGGGCCGGGGGTAAAATACTGTTTTTCATCTGCCCAAGATTGTACGGCTCGCCCAAACTTAAATCCGGCAAGTGT
This genomic interval carries:
- the thrC gene encoding threonine synthase, giving the protein MISITYKSTRTDTRAFRFSEALLQGLAEDGGLFIPESIPDLPPNWREQTTFEELGYSVLKNWLGDEIPEAALRALVQDALNFPVPLVSLKNSAYLGENVAVLELTHGPTLSFKDFGARTMARLMSYFLAQKKQNLTILVATSGDTGSAVADGFSGQDGIEVVLLYPKGQVSPVQEMQLVVARTGVRAFAVEGTFDDCQRMVKEAFLDPSLAHLPLSSANSINIGRLLPQSLYYIWAYLQMKQPVINFCVPSGNLGNLTGGLFACEGGLPVNQFVVAHNANDFFPAYLGTHAEDYKPSVRTLSNAMDVGVPSNFERLKALFTPQGLNDRLWGTSVSDQETLETMQRIYQETGYTACPHTAVGLEAVHRYRAETGDQTPTIVLSTAHPAKFPEVVEQALQHAPPQAEALELLRTRPMTHNTLAPTLEALRDVLLSK
- the hpt gene encoding hypoxanthine phosphoribosyltransferase, producing MHFAPSETPETVYCRNERFRLMIPNDVIQRRITEIGRDIDEMYKDKNPIFIGLLNGSFIFMADLIRNVTIDCEMDFIKLSSYGAEKISSGQVTEKKGLDAKIAGRHVVVVEDIVDTGLSMRYILDQMTHHNPASVKVVTLLHKPEAMREEVPLDWVGFAIENKFVLGYGLDYGQLGRNLAAIYVLDDGN